From a single Apium graveolens cultivar Ventura chromosome 2, ASM990537v1, whole genome shotgun sequence genomic region:
- the LOC141691053 gene encoding uncharacterized protein LOC141691053 — protein sequence MVTLANIKQREGEPLAEYFRRFNAEVPKVRGASEETIKNFLIAGLKEGSKFWKSLQASMPRTLAKFYEQAGPFKRVEKSMRELKISENYRDKRDRSSSRDERRKMYRRSSSPKKSARASIDHIYTTYAGKGVFRKASPLTDYNKRDTSKYCAYHEATGHDTSDCRQLKDEIETLIRQGKLTEWVVKEVRRHKTDYHIVPPPPPKDKERVTRAGSIHIILGGSHIGGDSRKAMDRYSREVKDKPLTNINHLSQRPPELFQKEADNIVFRENDAKWVHYPHIDALVIKMKIEMVNVHREMVDTGSSADVLTYDAYKKLGLLDRELTSTGGHLYGFTGNSIGVKTQFGSR from the exons ATGGTCACGTTAGCCAACATCAAGCAAAGGGAGGGGGAGCCCCTGGCAGAATACTTTCGTCGGTTCAACGCCGAAGTTCCTAAGGTGAGGGGAGCCAGTGAGGAGACCATCAAGAATTTCTTGATTGCAGGGTTGAAAGAAGGGTCGAAATTCTGGAAGAGTCTCCAGGCGAGTATGCCGAGAACCTTGGCCAAGTTCTATGAGCAAGCTGGACCCTTTAAGAGAGTAGAGAAGTCGATGAGAGAGCTAAAAATCAGCGAGAACTATCGAGATAAGAGAGACCGGTCTTCGAGCCGTGATGAGAGGAGAAAGATGTATCGGCGTAGCTCAAGCCCCAAAAAGTCTGCACGAG CCTCTATCGACCACATATATACTACCTATGCTGGGAAGGGGGTATTTAGGAAGGCATCCCCTCTCACAGACTATAACAAGAGGGACACTTCGAAGTATTGTGCATACCATGAGGCCACGGGGCATGATACATCTGATTGCAgacaattgaaggatgaaatcGAGACGTTGATAAGGCAAGGGAAGCTTACAGAATGGGTTGTCAAGGAGGTTCGAAGGCACAAAACTGATTATCATATCGTCCCTCCTCCACCTCCAAAAGATAAAGAGAGGGTAACTCGGGCCGGAAGcattcatattattctaggcgggtctcaTATTGGCGGAGACAGCCGGAAGGCGATGGACAGATATTCCCGAGAAGTAAAGGACAAGCCCCTCACCAACATCAACCATCTGAGCCAAAGGCCCCCAGAGCTCTTTCAAAAGGAGGCTGATAATATCGTGTTTAGGGAGAACGATGCCAAATGGGTGCATTACCCTCATATAGATGCCCTGGTTATAAAAATGAAGATTGAGATGGTGAATGTTCACCGAGAAATGGTGGATACCGGGAGCTCGGCTGACGTTTTGACTTATGATGCCTACAAGAAGCTGGGATTGTTGGATAGAGAATTAACCTCGACAGGTGGACACCTATACGGGTTCACAGGGAACTCGATCGGAGTGAAAACACAATTTGGCTCCCGGTGA